The following proteins are encoded in a genomic region of Drosophila miranda strain MSH22 chromosome 4, D.miranda_PacBio2.1, whole genome shotgun sequence:
- the LOC108163135 gene encoding conserved oligomeric Golgi complex subunit 5: MVTGDPGATEPTSSAGSDDDDYTSSMSHLTIGQQIQELSKRLQNTTEELHQQVRDKHGALLQQATHAGRFDAALNTLAEEVQRVRETGHRLKGQVDTQYQLVKNQTQVLGRLHDVSHLLRSAGTLLALTAKLKSTKDVLRQAELHFELAQLIDDKDLKDIEFVQKERAFVISSGQKIRNLTQMQLVTGLQERNQNQVVNALKIFMNFNTLEKSLENLLATFIADMEQSLKECFAGNDISVLNKSPTQGTGSSTSKPAASRGPGKTPQLTTTQNFRAKFWKSLHWLLYDELYESCTQIKLLKAALEQINQFGYTSESSDQYIPRRFWQKVQQLLRKSFDECSQHVTQTLQEGLSKLLTSARGLEQRLNGEFKFENELFAPLEVGYVSKCAANMKACLAGVDLPGNETVDNFIRVASTELSAALIDGRLTNSIANVFIACGKELCTKLEAQIKLGADSKQVVDLPNLQQQQNTTLANVLYYYKDSVRRMLSDLQVQFEKTPGTARDNIFRSLEQADLLIGTILQQIMESIITTISIIILSMHREPGLNSERLSTTGPSMYMKELQEFVSRSWSNHIALFDDKPMTTKCGHELAKRCIELFLHNVCILRPLSGAGRQRLKQDCQHMDQGLRPLCANLAELGKPSRLLRAMSLLIVQSPQELVKQTIGEDSLVPSYIVLLLLFGHAGADLQSPHTTANWSNERLIEWLDGHTAEREKLELISGALQRYRDNARRKNIQQYDEVYPMMVDYFEQALKAIP, translated from the exons ATGGTGACAGGAGATCCCGGGGCCACAGAGCCCACATCTTCAGCCGGTTCAGATGATGACGACTACACATCATCCATGTCCCACCTCACCATCGGCCAGCAGATACAAGAGCTGTCCAAGCGGCTGCAAAACACCACTGAGGAGCTGCATCAGCAAGTGCGTGACAAGCACGGAGCGCTGCTACAGCAGGCCACCCATGCAGGACGCTTTGATGCTGCTCTCAATACGCTAGCGGAGGAAGTGCAGCGGGTACGAGAGACCGGACATCGCCTCAAGGGCCAAGTGGATACGCAATACCAATTGGTGAAGAATCAAACTCAAGTGCTGGGTCGCCTTCATGACGTCAGCCATTTACTGCGCTCGGCCGGGACGCTTCTTGCCCTGACGGCCAAATTAAAGAGCACCAAAGATGTGCTACGTCAGGCGGAGCTCCATTTCGAGCTGGCGCAGCTAATAGATGACAAGGACCTGAAGGACATTGAGTTTGTGCAAAAGGAGCGTGCTTTTGTGATCAGCTCGGGCCAGAAGATTCGGAATCTGACGCAGATGCAGTTGGTTACTGGACTCCAGGAGCGCAATCAAAATCAAGTGGTTAATGCATTGAAG ATCTTCATGAACTTCAATACACTGGAGAAATCCCTTGAGAACCTGTTGGCCACATTCATAGCCGACATGGAGCAATCCCTTAAGGAGTGTTTTGCCGGAAACGACATTTCGGTGCTCAACAAGTCGCCCACGCAAGGAACTGGCAGCTCCACGAGTAAACCTGCTGCATCCCGTGGCCCGGGCAAGACGCCACAGTTAACTACAACGCAaaatttccgagcaaaattcTGGAAATCTTTGCACTGGCTGCTGTACGACGAGCTCTATGAAAGTTGCACCCAGATCAAACTGCTCAAAGCGGCTCTGGAGCAGATTAATCAGTTTGGTTACACTTCCGAGTCCTCGGATCAATACATACCCCGGCGCTTCTGGCAGAAAGTGCAACAGTTGCTGCGAAAATCCTTCGATGAGTGCTCACAACATGTCACCCAGACCCTGCAGGAGGGTCTGTCCAAGTTGCTGACTTCGGCACGCGGTCTGGAGCAGCGTCTAAATGGAGAATTTAAGTTTGAGAACGAACTATTTGCTCCACTGGAGGTGGGCTATGTGAGCAAGTGCGCTGCCAACATGAAGGCTTGCCTGGCCGGCGTTGATTTGCCAGGAAATGAGACAGTGGACAACTTTATACGCGTGGCTTCCACTGAGCTGAGTGCTGCCTTGATTGATGGGCGTCTGACAAATTCGATAGCGAATGTCTTTATCGCCTGTGGCAAGGAACTGTGCACCAAACTGGAGGCGCAAATCAAATTAGGTGCCGACTCCAAGCAGGTTGTGGACCTGCCCAatcttcagcagcagcagaataCTACGCTGGCAAATGTTCTGTATTACTACAAAGATTCAGTACGACGCATGCTGAGCGATCTGCAAGTGCAGTTCGAAAAGACCCCAGGAACGGCTAGGGACAATATTTTCCGCTCCCTGGAGCAGGCAGATTTGCTTATTGGAACCATTTTGCAGCAGATTATGGAATCAATCATTACAACTATAAGCATCATTATCCTGAGCATGCACCGTGAGCCGGGGCTAAACTCGGAGAGGCTGTCCACCACGGGTCCCTCAATGTACATGAAGGAATTGCAG GAGTTTGTTAGCCGTTCCTGGTCGAATCACATTGCCCTTTTCGATGATAAGCCCATGACGACGAAATGTGGCCACGAGTTGGCAAAGCGTTGCATAGAGCTCTTCCTACACAATGTCTGCATTTTGCGTCCCCTGAGCGGAGCGGGAAGACAGCGGCTAAAGCAGGATTGCCAGCATATGGATCAAGGCCTAAGGCCGCTCTGTGCCAATCTTGCCGAACTTGGCAAGCCCTCGCGACTTTTGCGCGCCATGTCCCTGCTTATCGTTCAGAGCCCGCAAGAGCTGGTGAAGCAAACGATCGGAGAAGATTCTCTGGTTCCCAGTTACATTGTGCTGCTGCTCCTATTTGGCCACGCTGGAGCGGACCTTCAGTCGCCACACACCACCGCCAATTGGTCAAATGAACGTCTGATCGAGTGGTTGGATGGACATACGGCGGAAAGGGAGAAATTGGAGCTGATTTCGGGGGCACTACAAAGATATAGGGATAATGCCAGGCGCAAGAATATTCAACAATATGACGAGGTCTATCCCATGATGGTGGATTATTTTGAACAGGCCCTGAAGGCTATTCCATAA